In Nostoc sphaeroides, the genomic window AAAATAGCGTCCAATATGCTGGTAAATTCGCAACATTTTATGTTTATAATCCTAATTATTTCAAATTTCTGCCTTTTTGGCATAAATCTACATAAAATGCAGCATCAAGGCTAGGGGATCAAGATTAACGGCAATAAAACGACTTGAATTAGTTACAAGTTTTTAATGAAGTTAAGCTCTGTTTTTAATTTACATCACTTTTTAGAGTTGCGGCAAAATTTGCTGTTTCATCTAAAAAACTTATTTCTTGCAGTTGATTTAGTAACTCAGAAAAATAGCGACTCGCTAGAGGGCAAAATTCAGTCTAGCGACAGATGAAGGGATCAGACAAAAACGTTTAGAAAGTTCACATTATCTAAAGGTAGATGACGCAACTGATGATTAATTTCATCAGCAGCAGCTAATCCAGAAAGCATCGCATCTTCGGCAAGATTGCCGCCACACCAATCACCACAGCAAACTAAAGGTAAGGGAGTTCCGGCAGACAAAAAAGCTTCATGCCAAGGACGGCTAGGAAAGGCATAACGCCAACGATGTACTTGTATCCATTCGGGTGTATTCAGCCACGGAAGGGACAGAGATTCAGATGCTCGTTGCAACATAAGCTGTCCAACAGGTTGTAAATCCTGGGATTCTAGATGGCGTTGAGCAAAATCAGCACTACTTTGCACTACAAAATGTGGTTGTTGAGGGTTAGGACGCTTGCTACTGTCCAAACCAATCCATGCTAAATCAGGATCATCTACAAAAGTTAGAGCTTTCCACTGAGGGAGTGGTTGGGATGTGGGAGAATATCCAGCGATCGCACTAATGGAAGGGTAAAATTCCACAGAACGCAGATTTTCAAGAAAGACTGCATCCAATCCACTTTCACCCAAAGGTTCCAACAGCATTACAGCTTGGGGTGCAGGAATGGCGACGACTAAAGCTTTTACAGTTAATTCTTCATTACTAGATTCGAGAGTCAAACGCCAACTATTTTCAGGAGTTGGGGTAATAGCGATGACACGCTGATTCAGTAATATTTCTAAACCTGGGGCGAGGGATTTAGCGATCGCACTCATTCCCCCAGGTGCAACATATCGCGGACTGCGGTTTTTGGGTTGAGATAAAGGAGTGCCTGCGGTGAGTTCGTAAACCTCCTCTGTCCAAACTTCGAGGATATGGCGCGATCGCAATATCTCCACAAAACGTTTAAATAATTCACCCTTTGGCTTCAGGTAACAAGCCCCATGATCCGCGCAAGTTCCATGCAAGCGGCGTGTAGCTAGCCTTCCTCCCAAACCACGGGACTTCTCCACCACTAGCACCGAATATCCAGCTTGACTTAACTGCTGGGCGCAGACTAAACCGGCGATTCCGGCACCAATCACTGCAATATCAGTCATGAGTCAATAGTCCCTAGTCATTGGTTATTAGTTATTGGTCATTAGTTATTCGTTATTATCAAAGGACAAAATTACTACTAATGACTGCTGAAAGCTAATAGTAGAATAAGGTACACAAAG contains:
- a CDS encoding NAD(P)/FAD-dependent oxidoreductase, giving the protein MTDIAVIGAGIAGLVCAQQLSQAGYSVLVVEKSRGLGGRLATRRLHGTCADHGACYLKPKGELFKRFVEILRSRHILEVWTEEVYELTAGTPLSQPKNRSPRYVAPGGMSAIAKSLAPGLEILLNQRVIAITPTPENSWRLTLESSNEELTVKALVVAIPAPQAVMLLEPLGESGLDAVFLENLRSVEFYPSISAIAGYSPTSQPLPQWKALTFVDDPDLAWIGLDSSKRPNPQQPHFVVQSSADFAQRHLESQDLQPVGQLMLQRASESLSLPWLNTPEWIQVHRWRYAFPSRPWHEAFLSAGTPLPLVCCGDWCGGNLAEDAMLSGLAAADEINHQLRHLPLDNVNFLNVFV